A stretch of the Azorhizobium caulinodans ORS 571 genome encodes the following:
- the terL gene encoding phage terminase large subunit, producing MVSTKEHLKSSTRFTDPDPLKADFRNFLYVVWKHLGLPDPTPIQYDIAVYLQHGPKRSIIEAFRGVGKSWVTSAFVCWLLYCNPDHKILVVSASKIRADDFTTFTLRLIKEMPVLQHLIPKPDQRESKVAFDVGPAKASHSPSVKSVGITGQLAGSRADTIIADDVEIPNNSQTQAMRDKLSELVKEFDAILKPGGRIIYLGTPQTEQSLYNELPNRGYQVRIWPARIPDEKQRAIYGERLAPYIDDLIAKGWKAGASTDPKRFSEEDLWEREASYGRAGFSLQFMLDTRLSDADRYPLKLSDLIVMSLNPTLAPLKVVWASSPELAHNELPNVGFAGDRLYRPMWVDKDWTEYTGSVMAIDPSGRGGDETGFAVVKFLHGFQFVTAAGGLPGGYDDDTLLKLAQTAKLHGVNHVIIEANFGDGMFTKLIQPVFHKVHPCKIEEVKHSMQKERRIIDTLEPVMMQHRLVIDPRVIEQDFKSVQTYPPERAQHYMLTHQLTRITRDRGSLVKDDRLDALAIAVAYWSEHMARDADKAKAALRERQLQEELDKFLHGIGGKGRVPNLWVRV from the coding sequence ATGGTCTCGACCAAAGAACACCTCAAATCCTCGACCCGCTTCACCGATCCCGATCCACTGAAGGCTGACTTCCGCAACTTCCTCTATGTGGTGTGGAAGCACCTCGGGTTACCTGACCCGACGCCCATTCAGTACGACATTGCTGTCTATCTACAGCACGGGCCGAAGCGCTCCATCATCGAAGCCTTCCGTGGTGTCGGCAAATCGTGGGTCACCTCGGCCTTCGTGTGCTGGCTCCTCTACTGCAACCCCGACCACAAGATTCTGGTGGTGTCGGCCTCCAAGATCAGGGCCGACGACTTCACCACCTTCACCCTGCGCCTCATCAAGGAGATGCCGGTTCTCCAACACCTGATCCCGAAGCCGGATCAGCGCGAGAGCAAGGTGGCCTTTGACGTCGGCCCGGCCAAGGCGTCGCACTCCCCGAGCGTCAAGAGCGTGGGCATCACCGGCCAGCTTGCCGGCTCCCGCGCGGACACGATCATCGCGGACGACGTTGAGATCCCCAACAACTCGCAGACGCAGGCGATGCGCGACAAGCTCTCCGAGCTGGTGAAGGAGTTCGACGCCATTCTGAAGCCCGGCGGCCGGATCATCTATCTCGGCACCCCGCAGACGGAACAGAGCCTCTACAACGAGCTTCCGAACCGTGGCTATCAGGTCCGCATCTGGCCTGCCCGCATCCCCGACGAGAAGCAGCGGGCCATCTATGGGGAGCGCCTTGCGCCCTATATCGACGACCTGATTGCAAAGGGCTGGAAGGCCGGGGCCTCCACGGACCCCAAGCGCTTCTCCGAAGAGGACCTGTGGGAGCGTGAGGCGAGTTACGGCAGGGCCGGCTTCTCCCTGCAATTCATGCTCGACACCCGTCTGTCCGACGCTGACCGCTATCCGCTGAAGCTGTCCGACCTGATCGTGATGTCCCTCAATCCCACGCTGGCCCCGCTGAAGGTGGTCTGGGCATCATCCCCCGAGCTGGCCCATAACGAGCTGCCCAACGTGGGATTCGCCGGGGACCGCCTCTATCGCCCCATGTGGGTCGATAAGGACTGGACCGAGTACACCGGCTCGGTGATGGCAATCGACCCCTCGGGCAGGGGCGGGGACGAGACCGGCTTTGCCGTGGTGAAGTTCCTCCACGGGTTCCAGTTCGTGACCGCCGCAGGTGGCCTGCCGGGTGGCTACGATGACGACACCCTTCTCAAGCTGGCACAGACGGCCAAGCTCCACGGGGTGAACCACGTCATCATCGAGGCGAACTTCGGTGACGGCATGTTCACGAAGCTCATCCAGCCGGTCTTTCACAAGGTCCACCCGTGCAAGATCGAGGAGGTGAAGCACTCCATGCAGAAGGAGCGCCGCATCATCGACACCCTTGAGCCGGTCATGATGCAGCACCGCCTTGTCATCGACCCGCGTGTGATCGAGCAGGACTTCAAGTCCGTGCAGACCTACCCGCCGGAGCGGGCGCAGCACTACATGCTGACGCACCAGCTCACCCGCATCACCCGCGACAGGGGCTCTCTGGTGAAGGACGACCGGCTCGATGCGCTGGCGATTGCCGTGGCCTACTGGTCCGAGCACATGGCCCGTGACGCGGACAAGGCGAAGGCCGCGCTGCGGGAGCGCCAGCTTCAGGAGGAGTTGGACAAGTTCCTCCACGGGATCGGCGGAAAGGGGAGGGTGCCCAACCTGTGGGTGAGGGTCTGA